In Humulus lupulus chromosome 7, drHumLupu1.1, whole genome shotgun sequence, the following are encoded in one genomic region:
- the LOC133791632 gene encoding uncharacterized protein LOC133791632, translated as MVKTRGSGSQSVKEVAGSLTASPYLTKKKARKSTLSQSSLIDGSITTSKVVVFPDLEAPKVPSGPPSSAAPLASVPGSSKRGQASPSDVVSEHDSDSAKTHSDSSESPDVLAPKKKSKGWFQVSSSQKYPRSKGSNPLDSTPKASSLVGSTPRFKFRSKVKKIPPPCSSSESDPSTDCVPSDDDPLEEDPSLDENVSSEAESDPSEDPPVSPKGKKSVQIPEIRTKVFGVIKNIEDRGWLGSLTRLDGFVPRVVQEFYANFNDDLFDSKSFMFGQVYVRGHWYLFSAAEFAKVLDMPHSVDNIAVEFNKDTVLSELVGQNMVWKPHSVLKVTDLTHYYVVLHKFSTNNWIPTTHTSTITFDTTFFLYKVRTGLQVDLATLIFDQITALGKAKKKGQYLVFPHLIYKLLDSQKSLRLEYEIVTPPTAGADYKLKKESSSVKETKGIALKAGDADSVFTELTGVKVTLESVQTKVFSLKNCLSNMMSQFTAGPSK; from the exons ATGGTGAAAACTAGAGGAAGTGGCTCTCAGTCTGTCAAGGAAGTGGCTGGCTCATTGACTGCATCTCCATATCTCACCAAGAAAAAGGCTCGAAAGAGTACCTTGTCTCAATCCAGCCTCATTGACGGTTCCATCACCACGAGCAAAGTCGTGGTCTTTCCTGACCTAGAAGCCCCCAAAGTACCGTCTGGACCTCCTTCTTCGGCGGCTCCGCTCGCCTCTGTCCCTGGGTCCTCCAAAAGGGGTCAAGCTTCTCCCTCAGATGTTGTCTCTGAGCATGACAGTGATTCAGCCAAAACCCATTCTGACTCCTCAGAATCCCCTGATGTGCTTGCACCCAAGAAGAAAAGCAAAGGATGGTTCCAGGTCTCATCTTCTCAAAAATATCCTCGGTCCAAAGGGTCTAATCCTTTGGATTCCACTCCAAAGGCCTCGTCTCTCGTGGGTTCCACTCCTCGTTTCAAGTTTCGGTCGAAGGTAAAGAAAATTCCTCCTCCTTGTTCCTCTTCTGAATCTGATCCATCTACAGATTGTGTTCCCTCTGATGATGATCCCCTTGAAGAAGATCCCTCTCTTGATGAAAATGTTTCCTCAGAAGCCGAGTCTGACCCATCAGAGGACCCTCCTGTTTCTCCAAAGGGCAAGAAATCTGTACAAATTCCTGAGATTCGCACTAA AGTGTTTGGGGTCATTAAGAATATTGAGGATCGGGGGTGGTTAGGTTCTTTAACTAGGTTGGATGGTTTTGTTCCTCGAGTTGTTCAAGAATTCTATGCTAATTTtaatgatgatctgtttgatagcAAGTCTTTTATGTTTGGTCAAGTATATGTTCGAGGGCATTGGTATTTGTTTAGTGCTGCTGAATTTGCCAAGGTTCTCGATATGCCCCATTCTGTTGACAATATTGCTGTGGAATTCAACAAAGATACAGTTTTATCTGAATTGGTGGGACAGAATATGGTTTGGAAACCACACTCGGTACTCAAAGTAACTGATCTTACTCATTACTATGTCGTGCTTCACAAATTTTCCACCAACAACTGGATTCCCACCACTCATACCTCCACCATTACTTTTGACACGACCTTCTTTTTGTACAAAGTCAGGACTGGTCTCCAAGTTGATCTTGCCACTCTCATTTTTGATCAGATCACTGCCTTAGGAAAAGCCaaaaagaaaggccaatatttggTGTTTCCCCACTTGATCTACAAGTTGCTTGATTCTCAAAAGTCTCTTCGATTGGAATATGAAATCGTGACACCTCCCACTGCTGGTGCAGACTACAAACTCAAGAAGGAATCCTCATCAGTCAAGGAAACTAAAGGAATTGCTCTCAAGGCTGGCGATGCTGATTCTGTCTTTACTGAACTCACTGGTGTCAAGGTCACTCTGGAATCTGTTCAGACAAAGGTGTTCAGTCTCAAGAATTGTCTCTCAAACATGATGTCTCAATTTACTGCAGGACCTTCCAAATGA